The proteins below are encoded in one region of Streptomyces roseirectus:
- a CDS encoding GNAT family N-acetyltransferase yields MTSTFPNISISTERLVLRPLDEDDVPALTEMAGDEQVTAWTSVPHPFTEADALHWITDHAPAERAAGRGLNLAITEFLTQRLVGVLQLTKTNWHVRSTEMSYIIAPWARGEGYASEAALATAQWLFTAQHLERIELRTAADNTASQQVAQKIGCISEGVLRNASIVRVRAESGTWTEARTDYIIWSLLPEDLDTPDTPLTETGDYPSYADWN; encoded by the coding sequence ATGACGAGCACCTTCCCCAACATCTCCATCAGCACGGAGCGGTTGGTGCTGCGCCCCCTCGACGAGGACGACGTCCCGGCGCTGACCGAGATGGCCGGCGACGAACAGGTCACCGCCTGGACGTCCGTCCCCCACCCCTTCACCGAGGCCGACGCCCTCCACTGGATCACGGACCACGCCCCCGCCGAACGCGCCGCCGGCCGCGGCCTGAACCTCGCGATCACGGAATTCCTCACCCAACGCCTGGTGGGCGTCCTCCAGTTGACCAAAACCAACTGGCACGTCCGCTCCACCGAGATGTCCTACATCATCGCCCCCTGGGCCCGCGGCGAGGGTTACGCCTCCGAAGCCGCCCTCGCCACCGCCCAGTGGCTCTTCACCGCCCAGCACCTCGAACGCATCGAACTCCGCACCGCCGCCGACAACACCGCCTCCCAACAAGTCGCCCAGAAAATCGGCTGCATCAGCGAAGGCGTCCTCCGCAACGCCTCCATAGTCAGAGTCCGCGCCGAATCCGGCACCTGGACCGAGGCCCGCACCGACTACATCATCTGGAGCCTCCTCCCCGAAGACCTCGACACCCCGGACACCCCCCTGACCGAAACCGGCGACTACCCGTCCTACGCAGACTGGAACTGA
- the cbiE gene encoding precorrin-6y C5,15-methyltransferase (decarboxylating) subunit CbiE, with product MADRVTVIGWDGSPLNAAARSALGAATLVAGAAHHLALPEVPPGAERIRLGSVALAARRIAGHHRGTAVVLADGDPGFFGVVRTLRAPEFGLEVEVVPAVSSVAAAFARAGMPWDDAQVVVAHRRTLRRAVNVCRAHTKVAVLTSPGAGPAELGLLLEGVHRTFVVCEELGTERERVSVLSSDKAADRTWRDPNVVIAIGGPATTGAQGEWTMGRDPSTGPRGHAYGDGRGEGESQLLRTAQLARLGPRLGDLVWDIGCGTGAFATEAARTGAAVLAVDRDIDACARTDATARQLGVQLQIVRGTAPHVLENLPEPDVVRVGGGGPAVVTAVADRRPERIVTHALTRDAAERVGRDLTEHGYHVECSLLQSVQLDTRAWTERRRSVAFLLSGVLPDRGQ from the coding sequence ATGGCCGACCGCGTGACGGTGATCGGCTGGGACGGTTCGCCGTTGAACGCCGCCGCGCGCTCAGCGCTAGGCGCGGCCACGCTGGTCGCCGGCGCCGCACACCACCTGGCGCTCCCCGAGGTGCCGCCCGGCGCCGAACGCATCCGCCTGGGCAGCGTCGCCCTCGCCGCGAGGCGGATCGCCGGCCACCACCGGGGCACGGCCGTCGTCCTGGCGGACGGCGACCCCGGCTTCTTCGGCGTCGTCCGCACCCTGCGCGCCCCGGAGTTCGGCCTGGAGGTCGAGGTCGTACCGGCGGTCTCCTCGGTCGCCGCCGCGTTCGCACGGGCGGGCATGCCGTGGGACGACGCACAGGTGGTCGTCGCCCACCGCCGCACACTGCGCCGGGCGGTGAACGTCTGCCGGGCCCACACCAAGGTCGCCGTCCTCACCTCCCCGGGCGCGGGCCCCGCCGAACTCGGCCTGCTCCTGGAGGGCGTGCACCGCACGTTCGTCGTCTGCGAAGAACTCGGCACCGAACGGGAGCGCGTGAGCGTCCTGTCGTCCGACAAGGCCGCCGACCGCACCTGGCGGGACCCCAACGTCGTCATCGCCATCGGCGGCCCGGCCACGACCGGCGCACAGGGCGAGTGGACGATGGGCCGCGACCCGTCGACCGGCCCACGGGGCCACGCGTACGGCGACGGCAGGGGCGAGGGCGAGTCCCAGCTCCTGCGCACGGCCCAACTCGCCCGCCTGGGCCCGCGCCTGGGCGACCTCGTGTGGGACATCGGCTGCGGCACCGGCGCCTTCGCGACGGAAGCCGCCCGCACCGGCGCCGCCGTCCTCGCCGTCGACCGGGACATCGACGCCTGCGCCCGCACCGACGCGACGGCCCGTCAACTCGGCGTCCAGCTCCAGATCGTGCGCGGCACCGCCCCCCACGTCCTGGAGAACCTGCCCGAACCGGACGTCGTCCGCGTCGGCGGGGGAGGGCCGGCCGTCGTCACCGCCGTCGCCGACCGCCGCCCCGAACGCATCGTCACCCACGCCCTCACCCGCGACGCCGCCGAACGCGTCGGCCGCGACCTCACCGAGCACGGCTACCACGTCGAGTGCTCCCTCCTCCAGTCCGTCCAACTCGACACCCGCGCCTGGACGGAGCGCCGCCGCAGCGTCGCCTTCCTGCTCAGCGGGGTCCTGCCGGATCGCGGGCAGTGA